In Thunnus maccoyii chromosome 3, fThuMac1.1, whole genome shotgun sequence, the following proteins share a genomic window:
- the csrp1b gene encoding cysteine and glycine-rich protein 1b, producing the protein MPFGGGNKCGCCQKTVYFAEEVQCEGKSWHKSCFLCMVCKKNLDSTTVAVHVDEIYCKSCYGKKYGPKGYGFGGGAGTLSMDTGEGLGIKPEVQAPHRPTNNPNASKFAQRAGGSDVCPRCGTTVYAAEKVIGGGNSWHKGCFRCGKCGKGLESTTVADRDGEIYCKGCYAKNFGPKGFGFGQGAGALAHSQ; encoded by the exons ATGCCTTTCGGAGGAGGAAACAAATGCGGCTGCTGCCAGAAAACCGTCTACTTCGCTGAGGAAGTGCAGTGTGAGGGGAAGAGTTGGCATAAATCCTGTTTTCTGTGCA TGGTCTGTAAGAAAAACTTAGACAGCACAACGGTGGCCGTTCATGTGGATGAGATCTACTGCAAATCATGCTATGGCAAGAAATATGGGCCAAAAGGCTATGGCTTCGGAGGTGGAGCCGGCACTCTGAGTATGGACACAGGAGAGGGACTTGGAATCAAGCCTGAAGT ACAAGCTCCTCATCGTCCTACAAATAACCCCAACGCCTCCAAGTTTGCCCAGAGAGCAGGGGGCTCAGATGTGTGTCCTCGATGTGGCACCACAGTGTACGCAGCGGAGAAGGTCATCGGTGGAGGCAAT TCCTGGCATAAGGGCTGCTTTCGTTGTGGCAAGTGTGGCAAAGGACTGGAGTCCACGACCGTTGCTGATAGAGACGGAGAGATCTACTGTAAAG GTTGTTACGCAAAGAACTTTGGTCCCAAGGGATTTGGCTTTGGACAGGGTGCAGGAGCTCTGGCTCATTCCCAGTAA